The following are encoded in a window of Chionomys nivalis chromosome X, mChiNiv1.1, whole genome shotgun sequence genomic DNA:
- the LOC130867832 gene encoding putative P2Y purinoceptor 10: protein MGSNSTSTAESNCSVTYVTFQYSLYATTYIFIFIPGLLANSAALWVLCRFISKKNKAIIFMINLSVADLAHVLSLPLRIYYYINRHWPFQRALCLLCFYLKYLNMYASIFFLTCISLQRCLFLLKPFRARNWKRRYDVGISVAIWVVVGTACLPLPILRSAGLANNSESCFADLGLHDISMASSIGMVTAAELGGFVLPVVIITYCTWKTRKSLQEFHDPPQNIKERKKALRMVLMCAVVFIVCFTPYHLNFPFFMMVKQHVFSNCSFIKSTLCFHIISLCLANLNCCLDPVVYYFMTSEFRDQFSEHGSLFIQSCVRCKDSTLEIHQRKENLQTISLECLDVPTQCDEMII, encoded by the coding sequence ATGGGCAGCAATAGTACCAGCACTGCTGAGAGTAATTGCAGTGTCACATATGTGACATTTCAATACTCTCTGTATGCAACCACCTATATCTTTATATTCATCCCTGGTCTCCTGGCTAACAGTGCAGCCCTGTGGGTCCTGTGCCGCTTCATCAGCAAGAAGAATAAGGCCATCATTTTCATGATCAACCTCTCCGTGGCAGATCTCGCTCACGTCCTGTCCTTACCTCTCCGGATTTACTATTATATCAACCGTCACTGGCCATTCCAGAGGGCTCTTTGCCTGCTCTGCTTCTATCTGAAATATCTCAACATGTATGCCAGCATTTTTTTCTTGACATGCATCAGCCTTCAGAGATGCCTCTTTCTCCTCAAGCCATTCagagccagaaactggaagcGTAGGTACGACGTGGGCATCAGTGTTGCCATCTGGGTCGTCGTGGGTACTGCCTGTTTGCCACTTCCCATTCTGAGAAGTGCAGGCCTAGCCAACAACAGCGAATCCTGCTTTGCTGATTTAGGGCTTCATGACATTAGTATGGCTTCCTCCATCGGCATGGTGACGGCTGCTGAACTTGGAGGGTTTGTATTGCCTGTTGTAATTATTACATATTGCACatggaaaacaagaaaatctCTACAGGAATTCCATGATCCACCCCAGAatattaaagagagaaaaaaggctTTGAGGATGGTCCTAATGTGTGCGGTGGTATTCATAGTGTGCTTCACGCCTTACCATCTCAACTTCCCGTTTTTTATGATGGTGAAGCAACACGTCTTCTCCAACTGTTCTTTTATTAAAAGTACTCTGTGTTTTCACATCATTTCCCTGTGTCTTGCAAATCTGAATTGTTGTCTTGATCCAGTTGTGTATTATTTTATGACTTCTGAATTTCGTGATCAATTTTCAGAGCATGGTAGTTTGTTCATCCAGTCATGTGTGAGATGTAAGGACAGTACTTTGGAAAttcatcagaggaaggagaatcTTCAGACCATCTCTCTTGAATGTTTGGATGTTCCAACACAATGTGATGAAATGATTATCTAG